The following proteins are encoded in a genomic region of Fusobacterium sp. SYSU M8D902:
- a CDS encoding iron ABC transporter permease: protein MKKVLPIVLTIGIIITGILSIPLGSVPIPLEYIFSPGKAPDYIKTIIFNLRLPRIIMSLLVGMMLSSSGAVVQTVFQNPLADPYIIGIAASATFGAVIAFIFNMPDFMYGVLAFVACLASTLLIFKMAKKGNKVNVATLLIVGIAVSSFLGAFTSFAMYLIGEDSFKITMWMMGYLGNATWNRVIFILIPLVFSLIYFYSKRYELDALLSGDEEAHSLGVDVNKLKVKTLTVAALIVAFSVAFSGMIGFVGLIVPHTIRMIVGPSNSKMLPSTILAGGFFLLLCDTFGRVVLAPVEIPIGVITAFFGAPFFLYLALKNKRRDF, encoded by the coding sequence ACAATAGGAATAATTATAACAGGAATACTCTCTATACCTTTAGGGAGTGTTCCAATTCCTCTGGAGTATATATTTTCTCCAGGGAAAGCTCCAGATTATATAAAAACTATAATCTTTAATCTTAGATTACCTAGAATAATAATGTCACTTCTTGTAGGAATGATGTTATCATCTAGTGGGGCTGTTGTTCAAACAGTCTTTCAAAACCCTCTTGCTGATCCATATATTATTGGAATTGCAGCAAGTGCAACTTTTGGGGCTGTAATTGCTTTTATTTTTAATATGCCTGACTTCATGTATGGTGTCTTAGCTTTTGTAGCTTGTTTGGCTAGTACACTTTTAATATTTAAGATGGCTAAAAAAGGTAATAAAGTAAATGTTGCAACTCTTTTGATAGTAGGAATTGCTGTATCATCATTTTTAGGAGCCTTCACATCTTTTGCTATGTATCTTATTGGAGAGGATTCTTTTAAGATTACAATGTGGATGATGGGATATCTTGGAAATGCTACTTGGAATAGAGTTATATTTATATTAATACCTCTTGTTTTTTCACTAATATATTTTTACTCAAAAAGATATGAATTAGATGCTCTACTTTCTGGAGATGAAGAGGCACACTCTCTTGGAGTAGATGTAAATAAATTAAAAGTGAAAACACTTACTGTAGCTGCTCTTATAGTTGCTTTCTCTGTAGCTTTTTCTGGAATGATCGGTTTTGTTGGACTAATTGTTCCTCACACTATTAGAATGATAGTAGGTCCTTCTAATAGTAAGATGCTACCAAGTACTATTTTAGCTGGTGGATTCTTTTTATTACTTTGTGATACTTTTGGAAGAGTCGTTTTAGCTCCTGTTGAAATTCCTATTGGAGTTATAACTGCCTTTTTCGGAGCTCCATTTTTTCTATATTTAGCATTAAAAAATAAAAGGAGAGATTTCTAA
- a CDS encoding ABC transporter ATP-binding protein, whose amino-acid sequence MDIIKIEKLNFSYGNRKILQGIDLNLKEKKLTGILGPNGCGKSTLLKNILGYLNGESGNIYIDNLKSSDISQKEKAKLISLVPQKSQLVSAMDVEDFVLMGRLPHLKNSWDGYSAEDREIAKKHLCELELENFIKRKAPTLSGGEFQRVLLARALTQETKIILLDEPTSALDLNHALDLMKKVKENVIEKGLSAIAVLHDLNLAAMFCDEIVMLKDGKVYAQGTPKETLTVENLKAIYDLECSIFYTEEDIPYIIPKLKGGK is encoded by the coding sequence ATGGACATAATAAAAATTGAAAAACTAAATTTCTCCTATGGAAATAGAAAAATTCTTCAAGGAATTGATCTTAATTTAAAAGAGAAAAAACTTACTGGAATACTTGGACCTAATGGTTGTGGAAAATCAACTCTTTTAAAAAATATTTTAGGATATTTAAATGGAGAGAGTGGAAATATTTATATAGATAATTTAAAATCTAGTGATATTTCTCAAAAGGAAAAAGCTAAATTGATCTCTTTAGTTCCTCAAAAATCTCAACTTGTATCTGCTATGGATGTTGAAGATTTTGTTTTAATGGGGAGATTACCTCATTTAAAAAATAGTTGGGACGGTTACTCTGCTGAAGATAGAGAGATTGCTAAAAAACATCTTTGTGAATTAGAGTTAGAAAACTTTATAAAAAGAAAAGCTCCAACTCTTTCTGGTGGAGAATTTCAAAGAGTTTTATTAGCTAGAGCCTTAACTCAAGAAACTAAAATAATTCTTCTTGATGAACCAACATCAGCATTAGATCTAAACCATGCACTTGATCTGATGAAAAAAGTTAAAGAAAATGTTATAGAAAAAGGATTATCTGCTATTGCTGTACTTCACGACCTAAATCTTGCAGCTATGTTTTGTGATGAAATAGTTATGCTAAAAGACGGAAAAGTATATGCTCAAGGTACTCCTAAAGAGACTTTAACTGTTGAGAATTTAAAGGCAATCTATGATCTTGAATGTTCTATTTTCTATACAGAAGAGGATATTCCATATATTATCCCAAAGTTAAAAGGAGGAAAATAA